From Thermogemmata fonticola, one genomic window encodes:
- a CDS encoding AAA family ATPase: MNVYSTSEPGGVEPITGRVGSSPVSGADRFTEYLNQFAADRQAMMEQLRRVIVGQTEVIEQVLAAIFTRGHCLLVGVPGLAKTLLVSSIAQILNVTFKRIQFTPDLMPSDITGTMVLEETPEGKREFRFVRGPIFANIVLADEINRTPPKTQAALLEAMQERQVTAGSETMKLPDPFFVIATQNPIEQEGTYPLPEAQLDRFMFNVKVEYPSLEEERLIVSLSTRGDKPELVKVLSAERIIAWQKLVKRIEVPQFVVDYIVRLVRATRPKDPSAPEMIRRLVDWGAGPRAGLFLAQAGQAFAAMDGRPSVAIDDIRKAAIPVLRHRVSANFQAQAEGKSSDDIIAELLKLISEPEPKKYVDKTRR, encoded by the coding sequence ATGAATGTGTATTCAACCAGCGAGCCTGGCGGCGTTGAGCCGATCACAGGCCGGGTGGGGAGTAGTCCTGTGTCTGGGGCCGATCGCTTCACAGAATATCTGAACCAATTCGCAGCGGACCGGCAGGCGATGATGGAGCAATTGCGTCGCGTCATCGTCGGCCAGACTGAAGTCATTGAACAGGTCCTGGCGGCGATTTTCACGCGCGGCCACTGCCTGCTGGTCGGCGTCCCGGGTTTGGCCAAGACGCTACTGGTTAGTTCGATAGCTCAAATCCTCAATGTGACCTTCAAGCGGATCCAATTCACCCCCGATTTGATGCCCTCGGACATTACTGGGACAATGGTGCTGGAAGAAACTCCCGAAGGAAAGCGGGAATTCCGCTTTGTCCGGGGGCCGATCTTCGCCAACATCGTCCTGGCGGATGAGATCAATCGGACGCCCCCCAAGACACAAGCGGCCCTTCTAGAGGCAATGCAGGAACGGCAGGTCACCGCCGGTTCGGAAACTATGAAGCTGCCGGACCCCTTTTTCGTCATCGCTACCCAGAATCCAATCGAACAAGAGGGGACCTATCCGCTTCCAGAGGCACAATTGGACCGGTTCATGTTCAATGTCAAGGTCGAATATCCCTCGCTAGAGGAGGAACGGTTGATCGTATCACTGAGCACGCGCGGGGATAAGCCGGAGTTGGTTAAAGTGCTGAGTGCCGAGCGGATCATCGCCTGGCAGAAGCTGGTCAAGCGCATCGAGGTGCCGCAGTTTGTGGTGGACTACATTGTGCGTCTGGTGCGAGCGACCCGCCCGAAAGACCCGTCTGCCCCGGAGATGATCCGCCGGTTGGTGGACTGGGGTGCGGGACCGCGTGCTGGCCTGTTTCTGGCCCAAGCCGGCCAGGCCTTCGCTGCTATGGACGGCCGTCCGAGCGTGGCTATCGACGATATTCGCAAAGCGGCCATTCCTGTGTTGCGACACCGCGTCAGTGCCAACTTCCAGGCCCAAGCCGAAGGCAAAAGCAGCGATGATATCATCGCGGAATTGCTCAAGCTGATCAGCGAACCGGAGCCTAAGAAGTACGTGGACAAAACGCGGCGATAA
- a CDS encoding MFS transporter produces MWQILHSRTFRSLRHRNYRRYFAGQIISFAGSWMQSAALMWFLFDRTGDPRWPSWILVAQVGPTVLLGAWGGSLADRYPRRRVVFWTQSAFLCHALLLAALTACHWTWPALILLLMLLSGVIQAVDLPARLAFVPELVPREDLINAVGLNALLFNSARAIGPALAALIFLAAEQWVARIGSWGWDAVQTAAVVCFTLNAVSFVAVLVALQGIVIDGEQQRRPEAKQSQDLWQGMRYLQHHPRLGLLVFLTLLLCIFGWPLLTLLPAYTRYHLGRGEQTYSGLLALLGTGALSGALTTATFGTAARRRFFLRGGALATTLGLALLTQISSFPGAVLACAAVGFGLILYLSTGQATLQLAAPSEFRGRLMALWAMTLSASAPLGHLLAGQAAAIWGVTTVLSGLSCGCALVTIVLWLLPPIGVREDGELDRKA; encoded by the coding sequence TTGTGGCAGATACTGCATTCGAGAACCTTTCGTTCCCTGCGGCACCGGAATTACCGTCGCTACTTTGCTGGACAGATCATATCCTTTGCTGGTTCTTGGATGCAATCGGCGGCCCTGATGTGGTTCCTTTTCGACCGCACGGGTGATCCCCGCTGGCCGTCGTGGATTCTGGTAGCACAAGTCGGTCCCACAGTCCTGTTGGGTGCCTGGGGAGGAAGCCTGGCGGATCGCTATCCCCGCCGGCGAGTTGTTTTCTGGACACAGAGCGCCTTTTTGTGCCACGCCCTTCTACTGGCTGCTCTCACAGCCTGTCACTGGACCTGGCCGGCGCTAATCCTGCTGCTCATGCTCCTCAGTGGTGTGATTCAAGCGGTGGACCTGCCCGCTCGCCTGGCATTCGTGCCGGAATTAGTGCCACGGGAAGACCTGATCAATGCTGTGGGCCTGAACGCTCTCCTTTTCAACAGCGCGCGGGCCATAGGTCCGGCACTGGCGGCGTTGATCTTTCTGGCGGCCGAGCAATGGGTGGCTCGGATCGGCTCCTGGGGTTGGGATGCGGTGCAAACGGCGGCTGTCGTTTGTTTCACCCTCAATGCGGTCAGTTTCGTCGCTGTGCTTGTGGCATTGCAGGGTATCGTGATTGATGGGGAACAGCAACGCCGTCCAGAAGCGAAGCAGAGCCAGGATTTGTGGCAAGGAATGCGGTATTTGCAGCACCATCCTCGTTTGGGCCTGCTGGTGTTTCTGACCCTCTTGCTGTGCATTTTTGGTTGGCCGCTCCTGACCCTGCTCCCGGCATATACCCGCTACCATTTGGGTCGAGGAGAGCAGACCTACAGCGGACTGCTCGCGCTACTGGGAACAGGGGCATTGAGCGGAGCGCTCACCACAGCCACTTTCGGCACGGCCGCTCGCCGGAGGTTCTTTCTCCGTGGCGGTGCCTTGGCAACAACCCTGGGCCTAGCGCTCTTGACGCAAATCTCTTCCTTTCCTGGCGCGGTTCTCGCCTGTGCAGCCGTGGGGTTTGGGCTAATTCTTTATCTGTCTACCGGTCAGGCGACGCTGCAACTGGCAGCCCCCTCCGAGTTCCGTGGCCGCTTGATGGCTCTGTGGGCCATGACTCTTAGTGCCAGTGCGCCTCTAGGACATCTTTTGGCCGGTCAGGCAGCGGCGATTTGGGGTGTTACAACCGTCCTCTCTGGATTGAGCTGCGGTTGTGCTCTGGTGACAATTGTCTTGTGGTTGCTCCCCCCGATAGGGGTCCGGGAGGATGGAGAGCTGGATCGGAAAGCGTAG